tatattctcAAGTCAAGCTATTACATAGGATGTCCTACAATTATCTTCACTGCAAATGATGAGTAATCAAACAATGAGATATACGCTATACTTCTGCATCCTACAAATTAAACCAAAATTACACCAAAAtatcaacaaaaatcaaaaagGCTTGACTTCAGATAGTGTGTTATAACTCTTTCCATATCCCATAGTCTATTTTCCTGTGGTTAGCTAGTAAATATGTGTaaccaaaaaaatttcatctagaTTAGTACCACTAGCTTTGATTCACAGTGCTTCATCATTTTAGTCAAAGGTTCCATCTTCAATAGAAACAATCCAATCATCCCTTCGATCTTTCGACATTTTGATAAATGTCTCTCTCCATCCTTGGTTTTGAAGAACTTTCACCGCCTTCACATACGTGTGCCTTCCAACATGTGCCCCCATTGAATCCAAAATTTCTAAGCATTCAGAGATGGTATATTTTGTTTTATCCTCTAGTTTAGCTTTAGCATTTTCAGCTAACATCTTTAACGACTCTCCGATCTCATTAGCCTTGTTTTCTTTCCTGCCACGTCTACTACTAATCGGTGTACGCGAACGGCTACGAAATTGGTTATCTACATTTTCTTCCATCTCACCAGCTACATCACCACTATCATTGGGAACATGGGTACTTCTGTGGCTACCACTTGGTGTTTGCGAGCGACGACGAAAATCAACATTTTCTTCCATCCTATCAGCCGTGACACCACCATTAGGGAAGACCTGTGTATCTAATGGTTGCGTGGGACTTCCATTTTCAGTCATATCTATCTCATCTTCACCATCGGTAGAagaaaaaccaccttcttgtgtcTGTCTAAGATTTCCCGTTGCCACGGTATCACCAAATATAGTTTGTAGCTTCCGATATTCGGGGCAACCAGAGACACGGAACACCTTTGTTCGTGGAAAATTCTGTTAGTTAATGAAAAGTTAGTatttcatcaaaataaaaatGTTGTTGGATAGCTAAAAAAAGAAGGTAAAGTAGTTGAACACCACCTTCACTTGCTCATCCCACCATTCATTTGAGGCCTCTACGGTACACAAAACAGGATCCCAGCCTAATCCGGTGTTATCTTCCACGAGTTTCTTATGATCTTTGTACTTTTCCTTCAACTTGGTGAATTTGTTCTTGAACGACTTCAAAGAATATTTCAACCTAAACTTCTTATGAAACTGCTTCCTAATGTCAGTCCAATCATGCTTTGAAAAGGTTCCTGTTTGCCTATTTTCGCCACATATTCGGACCTTATCTAACATCAACTCTATGAAATGTGAATCATGTACTAGAGACCAATTGGCCGGAACTTCGTTAGCATCTTCAAACGAAGGCAATGGGGATTGGTTTGAAATTGAAGCCATAATCTAATAAACAAGGAAGACGCAAGATGATAAATACTTCCTACTACAGGACATGAATACACTGCAACCAAAGTATCAAATTAACTTAACATTCAGCAGTTCATGGGAGAACTGAAAAATGCTTTATATAAATGCACATCTCGTCGCAAATAGACGAAAACCTTAGACGCACCCTTGGAATATGCTAACTGGACTTCATGAGAGGATTGAAAGTTCAGTAGGCATAGCCAACTTGATAACGTTGTTCTTCTCATGATTGATGATACCAAATCAATTTATTATTCATATGATTAATTGCTAAGTAATTCCTTATTCATTAAGACTACACCCACCAGCTCTCTTAAATCATGATAAACATCCCAaccaaaatgaaaattttaaagaTTCAACTATACTAACAAAACAAATTAATAGAATCCACAGTCAAAAGTTGTAAGATCTCTAAAATTTCAATTTGtttcatttaaattttttaatctacatctaatgaagaaaaattaaaaaagatgGGAAAGATGATATCATGACTTACATCAACTACTTACAGAAGTTTTAAGATAATCAGATCTACATAAACAAATCAATATacattcaaaaaaatcaaaaaaacaaaaaaaatcatgcaACAAATCAAAGTTTTAAGATAATCAGATCAAAGGCTTCGGTACTTCtacaatctggaaaaaaaaatgctACAAAGAACATAAATCTCATCAATTTTCTTTAAAGGTTTATACCTTTCAATGGTATTACCCCTTTGTACTCTTCCTAATCCAAGCTgctctgaatttttttttgttctacgAAGACGAGTTCGAATGAGAGAGGAAAGTGTattaagaaggaaagaaaaagaaaaaagaaaaaaaagacgacATCACCGAGGAGAAGTTGGAAGTCGAGTTTTTTTACTCAAAAAAAACTACTTTTTTGCTTAAATAAGTTGGTGTATAATTTGTCATCCAAACATGCTTTTGACTCTTTGACTTAAATAAGTAGAAAAGTTACTTTTATTTTCATATCCAAACAACCTATAAACATTTCAACCGTACCCATAATCATTTGAGGGAGTAAAATTTTATCGAAGATTGTTAAGTTGCCAAAACCCAAGCCATTTGGTTTCTTGATTGGGGTTTCACCGTTTCAGAATGAGGTTGCATCATTGTTGGGATTTTAGCGGACCACATGCTGCATCGAGCTGAAGGTCTAGCTAGCTGCTAGATTACCACCATTTCACCGCTTTCAATGTCGCTCGCATCGAGccacaaacaaacaaaaagagTTGAACGTGTGAGTCTTGGCTTCCCCCAAGAAAGTGGAAAGTTATTTGGTGTTGTAACTTTTTCAACTTTGGGAGCCGACAGTATCCCGACAGAAACGACAGTTGATTAAGTGAAAAGGTCCGGATTCCACGACCCACTTTCATTTCCAACGTCGGATCCCATCCCTCTCATTAGCGTTTGGCAATTAGCTGTTTGGTACGTGGATTAAACAAATGTTAACATGCCGCGTGCAACAACCTTAGTGACATGCCATACCACGTCTCAGTCGTTGCTagcggtcttttgaacaagttctCCATGGTTAAATAAATTGAATTTCCATCCTGAAGTGTTACATCTGTTTTCTTGAATGAAACGAGGCACATCCGAATCTGACAATGCGCTTAGAACTGGAGGACGCCGTAACATGAGCATGATTTTTGGAATGATCGTAGTTGATATCTTttatcttgtcttttttttttctttttagtagtTATGTGAACGTTAATTTCAAAGATCAGATTCATCGGAAGCAAGAAGGAATTGCTCCGTgaaaagttatttttttttttatttttgggttaTTTTCAAATTATGTTGGCAGGTTAGCTTATGTCGTGCTTTATCAGTTAAAATCAAAATGCACCTCTAATTAAAATGTAAGACTGAATTAAGAATATAATATTatataattttaattagttaaaaTACAATCAGAATTTTCAAAACCATTAAACTTCGAATtaatcattaatagtcattttacaagacataaacTAGACAACATTAGTTAAAAATATAGACGTTAAAATAAAAATCTggaacaatgttcttcatctagtttatcttcttcatttcacataacttcTAGTTAATGCGTTCATGAATTTCCTATGTTTATCTTCTTTTTTGGCCTCAAATTTgctttgtttttccttttcttgaaCTCTATTTTGCTTTTTCTTAGATGCCTTGAACTCTTTTTTACCTTTTTTTAGATATAGGTTTGAGctagttaatatccaaaacttgaaaacTTCTTTGCTTTTTACCAAATCCTTTATaactattactccctccgttcctttttaatagactGGTTTCACTTCAGGATAGAAATTtccttttctataaataaatgtttcaaaaaaaaagactggtttcctaattgggaaagtcaaatgttactttaattttctgggaccacttttatcttaacttcttttgatgacaaatgttatgtggaccatttcactttacttcttttgctgacaagtgtcatggggaccatttcacttcacttcttttattgacaagtgttatgaggaccactttcaatgcttagttctcttaatttccctaaatttctcaaaaaaacaaaaccagcTTATTGAAAAGGAACGGAGGAAGTACATATCTTCTTAACGAGAAATTCTTGGATGGGGGCATGGGGGACTAATAAAAAACGGCCACTtttcactaagtttactaactaaTTAGTTTGTTAACAAGGGTGTTTAGGGTAATATAGGCCGTcgttggtttccttttttttttatgtttatacTAATGAAAAAATTACGAAGAAAGAGAAAGTTCCATGGAGTTCTAACGTAGAAGAGGCGAAGAAGATCAAGCATGCCAAATTTTTTTGTTGGATTTTAATTAActctaaaattaaaattttgggTTTGCTTTGGATTTCTTTACTGATTTTGGATCTTGTTTGTATTAGGGTTTAGGGAAAACTATAACGTGAAGTTAAGAAATTAGATTTTTATTTCATGATTTTAGATCTTGATCTTAATTGTATTAGGGAAAACTAGAAcgtaaaattaaaatattaaatttatattttcatgattcTGGATGTTGATCGTAACAAATCTTTTAACACCACCAAAATTCAAACTGTCATTAACTTCGAT
The nucleotide sequence above comes from Papaver somniferum cultivar HN1 chromosome 8, ASM357369v1, whole genome shotgun sequence. Encoded proteins:
- the LOC113305119 gene encoding uncharacterized protein LOC113305119, which translates into the protein MASISNQSPLPSFEDANEVPANWSLVHDSHFIELMLDKVRICGENRQTGTFSKHDWTDIRKQFHKKFRLKYSLKSFKNKFTKLKEKYKDHKKLVEDNTGLGWDPVLCTVEASNEWWDEQVKNFPRTKVFRVSGCPEYRKLQTIFGDTVATGNLRQTQEGGFSSTDGEDEIDMTENGSPTQPLDTQVFPNGGVTADRMEENVDFRRRSQTPSGSHRSTHVPNDSGDVAGEMEENVDNQFRSRSRTPISSRRGRKENKANEIGESLKMLAENAKAKLEDKTKYTISECLEILDSMGAHVGRHTYVKAVKVLQNQGWRETFIKMSKDRRDDWIVSIEDGTFD